In Primulina eburnea isolate SZY01 chromosome 14, ASM2296580v1, whole genome shotgun sequence, the following proteins share a genomic window:
- the LOC140811255 gene encoding uncharacterized protein: MQSILHQIFRKDVLNIISNQVRAKIRKEIGDAKFCILVDEARYAFNKEQMAIVLRFVDTEGFLREQFFAIVHVTDTTVATLKKEISDALGRYDLHIHNMRGQGYDGASNMCAAEKKVSIWLLFSKLNSICNLINASPKRHGELHYAQRIEVEHMLATGERDTDRGCNQIRNLLRTGKTRWSSNFDSFCSMIDMYNSVITVLENMLNDGASNSIRDNVDNKSAFSSIAREISGYFSVMDYVSMTKNLLRTFREEGFDLLLRHVKEVCVKYDIEIPHMEARYKYGTGRS, from the exons ATGCAAAGTATACTTCACCAGATATTCAGAAAAGATGTCTTGAATATCATTTCCAACCAAGTGAGAGCCAAGATTCGTAAAGAAATTGGGGATGCAAAATTCTGCATTTTAGTTGATGAAGCGAGATATGCATTTAACAAGGAGCAAATGGCTATTGTATTAAGATTTGTGGATACTGAAGGATTTTTACGAGAGCAATTCTTTGCCATTGTACACGTGACAGATACAACTGTTGCAACACTTAAGAAAGAAATATCTGATGCACTTGGTCGTTATGACTTGCATATCCACAACATGCGTGGACAGGGATATGATGGTGCTAGCAATATGTGCG CTGCTGAAAAAAAGGTATCCATTTggttattattttcaaaattgaattccATTTGTAATCTCATCAATGCATCTCCTAAACGGCATGGTGAGTTACATTATGCTCAAAGAATTGAAGTTGAGCATATGTTAGCTACTGGTGAACGTGATACAGATAGAGGATGTAATCAAATTAGAAATTTATTACGAACTGGAAAGACTCGTTGGAGTTCTAATTTCGACTCATTTTGTAGCATGATTGATATGTATAACTCTGTGATTACCGTGTTAGAAAATATGTTGAATGATGGAGCTTCTAATTCCATTCGTG ATAATGTGGATAACAAATCTGCTTTTTCAAGCATTGCAAGAGAAATCTCTGGATATTTTAGTGTAATGGATTATGTTTCAATGACTAAAAATTTGCTTCGTACTTTTAGAGAAGAAGGTTTTGATCTTCTGCTTCGTCATGTGAAAGAAGTTTGTGTCAAGTATGACATTGAGATACCTCACATGGAAGCTCGTTATAAATATGGTACAGGCCGTTCTTGA